The following proteins come from a genomic window of Amaranthus tricolor cultivar Red isolate AtriRed21 chromosome 14, ASM2621246v1, whole genome shotgun sequence:
- the LOC130800195 gene encoding uncharacterized protein LOC130800195: MREGLRSSSSRKEDGKVEFSHSDGDLSRVKIPDLNLEDSTDEVGNEEGGKLCSKVNFILGKSNGLVCKKEGFGEDEGLDMEVENEGEKIGGEEIEVEIGLETKVGDEDKKNDDCSGSIGEEIVVGGEKTEMGVEGLIGGEDSDDKRDVEVKKKDSERSFVSNNVDIDHMVESREEGVDIDREVTKVMQSNHSDEDDRSERLRSEAKRGRVRILRSRVVPANGLGEETDEIGVRISHRKRKKGADDELGAEAVDSGNMCYSEKNKNSVDHPEVVFVEPCSVQAVSVTEEEDVNNESVRRSGKKGKRGRPKLCRGGAEEVEIPVMDVKAVLRVEDGDLDDKSASCSKKKDGRGRPRKYAKCVENEDVVPDKVNDEGKIVQLSEDLKRRSASSFKKKDGRGRPRKYASSVEKANIVPYKVDDEDDEVSEDLDDRSTSSFKKKDGQGRHRKNLDPIGDLNNRSASRVKKKDGRGRPKKLANCVEKVKVVPDKVDYEDKIVQMSVKKKDGRGRPKKLSNCGEDKVILDKVEVEAGEVSKRSVGSSTPSRKSVRQKRSIDYCEEEVVERRRKVSFSEVDDEDVAEVDEGTRNKSVIKPKKGKRGRPKKELGDVASPDPSKNDKDRLKDARKNKGDDVPVKEIPLDLKRNIAENSSKGEKTPLCDKSLPAKRKKTDTPGSLAAEKNSIRNQIVDMLLRAGWTIQHRPRNGREYSDAVYVNRAGKTHWSVTKAYFTLQQEAEEGRTGDPNFIFTPLPDEVLSKLFRVVSKTRSDKNKKKNQKGDDDTSDEDDAGSIKSSARRKVALKRKVAIRNGTPGRRRCGLVARRSNQGSSSESNEALAPIGKHSILAWMIDLGTIKLDGKVHYLKCSKTKSVFEGSISRDGIRCFCCKEIMSVYEFENHAGINLCKPYENMYLENGSSLLQCQLDSWNKQEETGRLGFHSVNVDADDPNDDTCAICGDGGDLMCCDGCPSTFHLDCLNIEELPSGEWHCAYCTCKFCGECATAAQEDDLDAVSLQLVTCSVCEDKYHRSCISEEDDVCVEFGKPDFCGRKCEQIAEQLDCLLGTKHDLGNGFSWTLLQRSDHKADYVTVVAQKIQNNSKLAVALSVMEECFLPIIDPRSGINMIRHVVYNCGSNFSRLNFRGYYTVVLEKGDEVISAASIRIRGSQLAEMPFIGTRNAYRRQGMCRRLLTAIEQALSSLKIEKLVIPAIPELLHTWTSVFGFKPLEESVREAMRSMNVLVFAHTDMLQKPILDQQFAVISTASTEKEMNSGISQNDHLNDGGDKTDADKPEVDDGCLNGKFDLNCVAPTVPDSSSEERHVVHDFNAESLGEDEVKSGTDDQKDKSFPSRNNSDIVINSSQVRTLHPDLNLIAENESLSDEITRVHPGGSEAINSDEVAKSTSSSSGLTNVKGCCVVESDSDQNGDSTTVKSSEERKRNPDLNLEGNVAESNNSLLSNSNIVFTAMSTVPLSGLRGQEPVDLETQGDDNLLEDTKAEECSDEETIKAHRLVSNNSSLPAETQLPTKSESQSLLACAEVAQVASDSSCNITSAADGSCLAGIVNGCGITKVGSMKS, from the exons ATGAGAGAAGGGTTGAGGTCAAGTAGTTCTAGGAAGGAGGATGGTAAAGTTGAGTTTAGTCATAGTGATGGGGATTTAAGTAGGGTTAAAATTCCTGATTTGAATTTAGAGGATAGTACAGATGAGGTCGGGAATGAGGAAGGAGGAAAATTATGCAGTAAAGTGAATTTCATTCTTGGGAAGTCAAATGGGTTAGTGTGTAAGAAGGAAGGGTTTGGTGAGGATGAGGGTTTAGATATGGAAGTTGAAAATGAAGGGGAGAAAATTGGAGGTGAGGAAATTGAGGTTGAGATAGGTTTAGAGACTAAAGTAGGTGATGAAGATAAGAAAAATGATGATTGTTCTGGCAGTATTGGTGAAGAAATTGTCGTGGGCGGAGAGAAAACGGAGATGGGAGTTGAGGGGTTGATTGGTGGTGAAGATTCCGATGATAAAAGAGATGTGGAAGTGAAGAAGAAGGATTCGGAGAGGAGTTTTGTTAGTAACAATGTTGATATTGATCATATGGTTGAGAGTAGGGAAGAGGGTGTGGATATTGATCGTGAAGTTACTAAGGTTATGCAATCTAATCACAGTGATGAAGATGATAGGAGTGAAAGACTAAGATCGGAGGCTAAACGGGGCCGAGTTAGAATTTTGAGATCAAGAGTTGTGCCAGCTAATGGCTTGGGAGAGGAAACCGATGAAATAGGTGTTAGGATTTCACATAGGAAAAGGAAGAAAGGAGCCGATGATGAATTGGGAGCGGAAGCTGTTGACTCTGGAAACATGTGTTATAGTGAAAAGAACAAGAATTCAGTTGATCATCCAGAAGTGGTGTTTGTTGAGCCATGTAGTGTCCAAGCTGTATCTGTTACTGAGGAAGAAGATGTGAATAATGAGTCTGTTAGACGTTCAGGGAAGAAGGGGAAGCGAGGAAGGCCTAAATTATGCCGAGGTGGTGCTGAAGAGGTGGAAATTCCGGTAATGGATGTCAAGGCTGTCCTTAGAGTTGAAGATGGGGATTTGGACGATAAGTCAGCTTCTTGCTCAAAGAAGAAGGATGGTCGGGGAAGACCTAGGAAGTATGCAAAGTGTGTTGAAAATGAGGACGTTGTTCCCGACAAGGTCAATGATGAAGGTAAGATAGTTCAGTTGAGTGAAGATCTGAAGAGAAGATCGGCTTCAAGTTTCAAGAAGAAGGATGGACGGGGAAGACCTAGGAAGTATGCCAGTAGTGTTGAAAAGGCAAACATTGTTCCTTACAAGGTTGACGATGAAGATGATGAGGTGAGTGAAGATTTGGACGACAGATCAACTTCAAGTTTTAAAAAGAAGGATGGACAAGGAAGACATAGGAAGAATCTTGATCCTATTGGAGATTTGAATAACAGATCAGCTTCACGTGTTAAAAAGAAGGATGGGCGAGGAAGGCCTAAGAAGCTTgcaaattgtgttgaaaaggtgaAAGTTGTTCCTGATAAGGTTGATTATGAAGATAAGATAGTTCAGATGAGTGTTAAAAAAAAGGATGGGCGTGGAAGGCCGAAGAAGTTATCAAATTGCGGTGAGGATAAAGTTATTCTTGATAAGGTCGAAGTTGAAGCTGGTGAGGTTAGCAAAAGGTCTGTTGGAAGTTCAACTCCATCTCGCAAAAGTGTTAGGCAGAAGAGATCTATAGATTACTGTGAAGAGGAAGTTGTTGAAAGGAGGAGGAAAGTTTCTTTTTctgaagttgatgatgaagatgtGGCTGAAGTTGATGAAGGTACAAGGAATAAATCAGTAATAAAACCGAAAAAGGGCAAGCGTGGACGACCCAAGAAAGAATTGGGAGATGTTGCAAGTCCAGACCCAAGTAAGAATGACAAGGATAGGCTGAAGGATGCTAGGAAAAATAAAGGGGATGATGTACCCGTGAAGGAAATACCCTTAGATTTGAAGAGAAACATAGCTGAGAACTCTTCTAAAGGTGAAAAAACTCCATTATGTGATAAAAGTTTGCCTGCTAAGCGTAAGAAAACAGATACACCTGGGTCTCTTGCTGCTGAAAAGAACTCAATCCGTAACCAAATAGTAGATATGCTTTTAAGAGCAGGATGGACAATTCAACACAGACCTAGGAATGGCAGAGAATATAGTGATGCAGTATATGTCAATCGTGCGGGAAAAACTCACTGGTCGGTTACTAAGGCATACTTCACACTTCAGCAGGAAGCTGAAGAGGGTAGAACCGGTGATCCTAACTTCATCTTTACCCCATTACCAGACGAGGTTTTAAGCAAATTGTTTAGAGTTGTATCGAAGACAAGGTCAgacaagaacaagaagaagaatcaAAAAGGGGATGATGATACTTCTGATGAAGATGATGCTGGAAGTATCAAGAGTTCTGCAAGGCGCAAGGTTgctttgaaaagaaaagttgcAATTCGGAATGGCACACCAGGTAGAAGGCGGTGTGGCTTGGTGGCGCGTAGATCGAATCAGGGTTCGAGTTCAGAGAGCAATGAAGCTCTTGCTCCTATCGGAAAGCACAGTATTCTTGCTTGGATGATTGATTTGGGTACCATTAAACTTGAtggaaaagtgcattatttgaAGTGTAGTAAaactaaatctgtgtttgagggAAGCATTTCAAGAGACGGAATTCGTTGTTTCTGTTGCAAGGAAATAATGTCTGTTTATGAGTTTGAGAACCATGCCGGGATCAACCTTTGTAAACCCTATGAAAATATGTACCTGGAAAATGGATCTTCACTGTTACAGTGCCAATTGGACTCCTGGAACAAACAAGAGGAGACCGGACGTCTGGGATTTCACAGTGTAAATGTTGATGCTGATGATCCGAATGATGATACATGCGCCATCTGTGGAGACGGCGGGGACTTGATGTGCTGTGATGGATGTCCATCAACATTTCACTTGGACTGCTTAAATATAGAG GAATTGCCTTCTGGTGAATGGCATTGTGCTTATTGTACTTGCAAGTTTTGTGGTGAATGTGCAACAGCGGCTCAAGAAGATGATTTGGATGCAGTCTCATTACAGTTGGTTACTTGCAGTGTGTGCGAGGACAAAT ATCACAGATCATGTATTAGTGAAGAGGATGATGTGTGCGTCGAATTTGGAAAGCCAGACTTTTGCGGGAGGAAATGTGAACAG ATAGCCGAGCAGTTAGATTGTCTTTTAGGCACTAAACATGATTTAGGAAATGGATTTTCATGGACTCTACTTCAACGGTCTGACCACAAAGCAGATTATGTTACCGTAGTAGCTCAAAAGATTCAAAACAATTCCAAACTCGCTGTAGCTCTCTCTGTTATGGAGGAATGCTTTTTGCCTATCATTGACCCCAGAAGTGGCATCAATATGATACGTCATGTCGTCTATAactgtgg GTCAAATTTTAGCCGGCTAAATTTTAGAGGCTATTATACTGTTGTATTAGAGAAAGGAGATGAAGTAATATCTGCAGCTTCCATCAG AATTCGTGGCAGTCAGCTAGCAGAAATGCCATTCATTGGGACACGCAATGCTTACAGGCGCCAAGGAATGTGTAGACGGCTACTAACTGCTATAGAACAG GCTCTTAGCTCTTTGAAGATAGAGAAGTTGGTTATTCCTGCTATTCCTGAACTTCTGCACACATGGACTTCAGTATTTGGTTTCAAGCCTCTTGAAGAATCTGTTAGGGAGGCTATGAGGTCAATGAATGTGCTGGTATTTGCGCATACGGATATGCTGCAGAAACCAATTTTAGACCAACAGTTTGCTGTGATCAGTACAGCTTCAACAG AGAAAGAAATGAACTCTGGGATTTCACAGAATGATCATCTAAATGATGGCGGTGATAAAACGGATGCTGATAAACctgaggttgatgatggttgtttGAACGGTAAATTCGACTTAAATTGTGTTGCTCCTACTGTTCCCGATTCTTCTTCAGAAGAAAGACATGTAGTTCATGATTTTAATGCCGAGAGCCTTGGTGAAGATGAAGTGAAAAGTGGAACGGATGACCAAAAAGATAAGAGTTTTCCAAGCAGGAATAATTCTGATATTGTCATAAATTCTTCTCAAGTTCGGACCTTGCATCCCGATTTGAATTTGATTGCGGAAAACGAATCTTTGTCTGATGAGATTACTCGTGTCCATCCTGGTGGTTCTGAAGCTATTAATTCCGATGAAGTTGCGAAAAGTACATCAAGTTCTTCTGGTCTAACTAATGTTAAGGGGTGTTGTGTTGTTGAAAGTGACAGTGATCAGAATGGGGATTCTACAACGGTCAAAAGTTCTGAGGAAAGGAAAAGGAACCCGGACTTGAATTTGGAGGGAAACGTCGCTGAGAGCAACAACAGCTTGCTGTCCAATTCAAATATCGTTTTTACTGCAATGAGTACCGTCCCTCTTTCCGGACTAAGAGGTCAAGAACCAGTTGACCTTGAGACACAAGGAGATGATAACCTTCTAGAAGATACTAAAGCGGAAGAATGCTCTGACGAGGAGACGATTAAAGCGCACAGATTGGTCTCCAATAACAGCTCCCTTCCTGCTGAAACTCAACTGCCGACCAAATCTGAGTCTCAGTCACTGTTAGCGTGCGCTGAGGTTGCGCAGGTCGCTTCTGATTCCTCCTGTAATATTACCTCTGCTGCCGATGGGAGCTGTTTAGCTGGTATAGTGAATGGCTGTGGCATCACCAAG GTTGGTTCAATGAAGTCATAG
- the LOC130800198 gene encoding uncharacterized protein LOC130800198 translates to MGRPTSTIEIPNHHNRRYSPDSDVSGEQYRRRRSRSPSYGRYSPEHRRRHRSISLDERRSSRRSRSQTPEYRKPVRENYRREVNGRVPENESDEELRGLPYEEYRRLKRQKLRKSISDWFWNVTPSPPRTENDAFYDQEEVEEDEGLEKSGEVRRENKSRLYSVSLELESESESLSSESQSSEDSDRRRSRRSKKRSSRRKKSKKLTDSEIDDSESEERRRKRSSRRKSTKKMNESEDSDSENEDRRVKKSSRRKSSKKSEDSEDDDSDNTERIKKSLWRKSSKKSDDSEDDDSENEGRKKKSSRRKSSKKSADSEDDDSENEGRRKRRSRRRRKRKSRSSRRKRRRDSDSEEEDDSQSEEDEQRSKQKRASSKKRKGDSESDEKDEMNELDDGKMVMDEVDPELLKYKEMLEAQKKAAALMNEPPVGPQPLPKAEGHISYGGALRPGEGDAIAQYVQQGKRIPRRGEVGLSADEISKFESLGYVMSGSRHQRMNAIRIRKENQVYSAEDKRALAMFNYEEKAKRESKVMTDLKRLVQRTIGEDVGPNHDPFGAKDDGGDA, encoded by the coding sequence ATGGGTCGCCCCACGTCCACAATTGAAATCCCAAATCATCATAATCGCCGATACTCGCCAGATTCCGACGTATCCGGCGAACAATACCGTCGCAGGCGAAGCCGCAGTCCATCTTATGGCCGCTATTCACCGGAGCATCGTCGCCGCCACCGTTCTATTTCCCTCGATGAAAGAAGAAGTAGCAGAAGGAGTCGTAGTCAGACCCCCGAATACAGAAAACCTGTCAGGGAAAATTACAGGAGGGAGGTAAATGGTAGGGTTCCTGAGAACGAATCGGATGAGGAGTTACGAGGGTTGCCTTATGAAGAGTATCGGAGGTTAAAGAGGCAGAAATTGCGGAAATCGATAAGCGATTGGTTTTGGAATGTTACGCCTAGTCCTCCGCGTACAGAAAACGATGCGTTTTATGATCAGGAAGAGGTTGAAGAAGACGAGGGATTGGAAAAAAGTGGTGAAGTGAGGAGAGAGAATAAATCTAGGTTATATTCGGTCAGTTTGGAATTGGAATCGGAATCGGAAAGCTTGAGTTCTGAATCGCAATCTTCGGAAGATTCTGATCGTAGACGAAGTAGGAGGAGCAAGAAGAGGAGTTCCAGGCGGAAAAAGAGCAAGAAATTGACTGATTCTGAGATTGATGATAGTGAAAGTGAGGAACGAAGGAGGAAGAGGAGTTCGAGAAGGAAATCGACTAAGAAAATGAATGAGTCTGAGGATAGTGATAGTGAAAACGAAGATAGAAGAGTGAAAAAAAGTTCAAGGAGGAAATCAAGTAAGAAATCGGAAGATTCTGAAGATGATGACAGCGATAATACAGAGAGAATTAAGAAGAGTTTGTGGAGGAAATCGAGTAAGAAATCGGATGATTCTGAGGATGATGATAGTGAAAACGAggggaggaagaagaagagttcGAGGAGGAAATCGAGTAAGAAATCCGCTGATTCTGAGGATGATGATAGCGAAAACGAGGGGAGGAGGAAAAGAAGGAGCAGGCGTAGAAGAAAGAGGAAGAGTAGAAGTAGCAGAAGAAAGCGAAGGAGAGATAGTGATTCCGAGGAGGAAGATGACAGCCAAAGCGAGGAAGACGAACAAAGATCGAAACAGAAGAGGGCGAGCAGTAAGAAGAGGAAGGGTGATAGTGAAAGTGATGAAAAAGATGAGATGAATGAACTAGATGATGGAAAGATGGTGATGGATGAGGTTGATCCTGAATTGTTGAAGTACAAGGAGATGTTGGAAGCACAAAAGAAAGCTGCGGCATTGATGAACGAGCCGCCTGTAGGGCCGCAGCCATTGCCAAAAGCTGAAGGTCATATTAGTTATGGAGGTGCACTTAGGCCCGGTGAAGGTGATGCTATTGCACAGTATGTTCAACAAGGGAAGCGTATTCCTCGTCGTGGAGAAGTGGGACTTTCTGCTGATGAGATTTCAAAGTTTGAGTCACTTGGGTATGTCATGAGTGGTAGTAGACATCAAAGGATGAATGCAATTCGTATTAGGAAAGAAAATCAAGTTTATAGTGCGGAAGATAAGCGAGCTTTGGCTATGTTTAACTATGAAGAGAAGGCAAAACGTGAGTCTAAGGTTATGACTGATTTGAAGAGGCTCGTGCAGCGTACCATTGGTGAAGATGTTGGTCCTAATCATGATCCTTTTGGTGCCAAGGATGATGGTGGTGATGCTTAA
- the LOC130800194 gene encoding late embryogenesis abundant protein 47-like gives MAHEEQKPAITIGEALEVVANIVGNKPVDESDAAAIQAAEMRATGATAPPISGIGLQAQAAAMVNARRIYDQDKTTLAEIIGDATEKLESDKPVTLRDAEKVRAAELQGDVEGLIGSHCDAPKETVTPGGVAEAISTAATLNQS, from the exons ATGGCTCATGAAGAACAAAAACCAGCGATCACCATAGGAGAAGCTTTAGAGGTGGTTGCTAATATTGTTGGGAATAAACCTGTAGATGAGAGCGACGCCGCCGCCATACAAGCCGCCGAGATGAGGGCTACTGGTGCGACGGCACCGCCTATTTCGGGTATTGGATTACAAGCTCAGGCTGCTGCTATGGTTAATGCTCGTAGGATTTATGATCAAGATAAAACTACTCTCGCTGAAATTATTGGC GATGCGACGGAGAAGCTAGAGAGTGACAAGCCGGTAACGTTGCGGGATGCAGAGAAGGTGAGAGCGGCAGAGCTACAAGGAGATGTCGAAGGCCTCATCGGCAGTCACTGTGACGCCCCTAAGGAGACCGTCACTCCTGGTGGCGTTGCTGAGGCTATCTCTACGGCGGCTACACTTAACCAATCTTAG
- the LOC130800197 gene encoding 40S ribosomal protein S24-1-like, giving the protein MADKAVTIRTRKFMTNRLLSRKQFIIDVLHPGRANVSKAELKEKLARLYDVNDPNSIFVFKFRTHFGGGKSTGFGLIYDSVDSAKKYEPKYRLIRNGLATKIEKSRKQMKERKNRAKKIRGIKKTKAAEAGKKK; this is encoded by the exons ATGGCGGACAAGGCAGTTACTATCAGAACTCGCAAGTTCATGACTAATCGTCTTCTTTCCAGGAAGcaattt ATCATTGATGTTCTTCACCCTGGCCGCGCCAATGTTTCAAAG GCTGAGTTGAAGGAGAAATTGGCAAGGTTGTATGATGTAAATGATCCCAATTCCATTTTCGTCTTTAAGTTCCGCACACATTTTGGAGGTGGTAAATCAACTGGGTTCGGTTTGATTTATGATTCTGTAGACAGTGCAAAGAAGTATGAGCCCAAGTACAGGCTTATCAGG AATGGATTGGCCACCAAGATCGAGAAGTCAAGAAAACAAATGAAGGAGCGAAAGAACAGGGCCAAGAAGATCCGCGGTATTAAGAAG ACAAAAGCAGCAGAGGCTGGCAAGAAGAAGTAA
- the LOC130800110 gene encoding late embryogenesis abundant protein D-34-like produces the protein MENMAQEQPNRESGSPQHQKPIKHGNVFNVSGQVADKPILSGDPTVIDSAEKMVTGHSPLSSPASLVDPKTHRTTEGIRVTKSDDGGNRVVTESGDDVVGYLSHTCFLD, from the coding sequence atggAAAATATGGCCCAAGAACAGCCCAATAGAGAATCAGGAAGCCCACAACATCAAAAGCCCATTAAGCATGGTAATGTGTTTAATGTTTCGGGTCAAGTAGCAGATAAACCCATTTTATCGGGCGATCCGACAGTCATAGATTCTGCTGAGAAAATGGTTACGGGTCATAGCCCACTTAGTAGTCCAGCTTCCCTTGTTGACCCTAAAACCCACCGGACTACCGAAGGTATTCGGGTCACTAAGTCTGATGATGGTGGTAATCGGGTTGTTACTGAATCCGGTGATGATGTCGTAGGGTATCTTTCTCATACTTGTTTTTTGGATTAA